The following are encoded together in the Deinococcus soli (ex Cha et al. 2016) genome:
- a CDS encoding ABC transporter permease → MTTTPAPPTGGSLSRRSRLALPWAVTRLGFQRQFAYPQAALWGLITNSFFGLLRVAVLLALFGTRPQVAGYTPQDAITYTGLTQAFIMAFSLFGWFDFMRVIHRGEVTSDLLRPASLLGFWAAQDAGRALGQLVLRGLPMLLIFGLIWGLNWPPGPLAWVQVALSVLLAWACGFLFRFLVNCAAFWSPDAVGFGRFAWAVLGLGCGFLMPLAFFPEGFRAVLAWTPFPAMLNTTVELWVGVTSGAAAWTALGTQLGWTVALLLACQVTLRAGLRRLEVAGG, encoded by the coding sequence ATGACCACCACCCCCGCCCCCCCCACGGGGGGCTCCCTTTCACGTCGGTCCCGGCTGGCGCTGCCCTGGGCGGTGACCCGGCTGGGTTTCCAGCGGCAGTTCGCGTACCCGCAGGCGGCCCTGTGGGGTCTGATCACCAACTCGTTCTTTGGGCTGCTGCGCGTCGCGGTGCTCCTGGCACTGTTCGGCACCCGCCCGCAGGTGGCCGGGTACACCCCGCAGGACGCGATCACGTACACCGGCCTGACCCAGGCGTTCATCATGGCCTTCAGCCTGTTCGGCTGGTTCGACTTCATGCGGGTCATCCACCGGGGCGAGGTGACGTCGGACCTGCTGCGCCCCGCCAGTCTGCTGGGCTTCTGGGCCGCGCAGGACGCCGGGCGGGCCCTGGGGCAACTGGTGCTGCGCGGCCTGCCCATGCTGCTGATCTTCGGGCTGATCTGGGGCCTGAACTGGCCGCCCGGTCCTCTCGCCTGGGTGCAGGTCGCCCTGAGCGTCCTGCTGGCCTGGGCGTGCGGGTTCCTGTTCCGTTTTCTCGTGAACTGCGCGGCGTTCTGGTCGCCGGACGCGGTGGGATTCGGGCGCTTCGCGTGGGCGGTGCTGGGCCTGGGCTGCGGCTTCCTGATGCCCCTGGCGTTCTTCCCCGAAGGTTTTCGTGCCGTGCTGGCCTGGACGCCCTTTCCCGCCATGCTGAACACCACCGTGGAACTGTGGGTGGGCGTCACCAGCGGCGCGGCCGCGTGGACGGCACTGGGTACGCAACTGGGCTGGACCGTGGCGCTGCTGCTCGCCTGTCAGGTCACGCTGCGGGCGGGACTGCGGCGGCTGGAGGTTGCCGGTGGTTGA
- a CDS encoding ABC transporter permease produces MVDVRHHLTLYLRLLGAQIRSQGAHRTSFILDALGSLLITAAEFAALALVLPRFGGLGGWTLGEICLLYGLAELAFVLMDILFGGFDAPNLSAHVRSGSFSTFLLRPAPLTVQVFASDFALRRIPRVLLAAAIAGYGLTHAPLAAGPETAALLTASVLGMICFFGGLFVIGGTLTFWTVDSVEAMNVLTYGGRTLISYPMDIYSAWLRRTFTYLIPAAFLSYLPALHLLGRSLPDGLPGWAALIGPLAGPLVLAGAFAFWRVGVRHYQGTGT; encoded by the coding sequence GTGGTTGACGTCCGGCATCACCTGACCCTGTACCTGCGGCTGCTGGGTGCGCAGATCCGCTCGCAGGGCGCGCACCGCACCTCGTTCATCCTCGACGCGCTGGGCAGCCTCCTGATCACCGCCGCCGAGTTCGCCGCGCTCGCCCTGGTCCTCCCGCGCTTCGGCGGACTGGGCGGCTGGACGCTGGGCGAGATCTGCCTGCTGTACGGCCTCGCGGAACTCGCGTTTGTCCTCATGGACATCCTGTTCGGTGGCTTCGACGCACCCAACCTCTCCGCGCACGTCCGCAGCGGCTCGTTCAGCACCTTCCTGCTGCGCCCCGCCCCGCTGACGGTGCAGGTGTTCGCCTCGGACTTCGCGCTGCGCCGCATCCCGCGCGTGCTGCTCGCCGCCGCCATCGCCGGGTACGGCCTCACGCACGCACCCCTCGCCGCCGGGCCCGAGACGGCCGCCCTCCTGACCGCCTCGGTCCTGGGCATGATCTGCTTCTTCGGCGGGCTGTTCGTCATCGGCGGTACTCTGACGTTCTGGACGGTGGACAGCGTCGAGGCCATGAACGTCCTCACCTATGGCGGCCGCACCCTGATCAGCTACCCCATGGACATCTACTCCGCGTGGCTGCGCCGCACCTTCACGTACCTGATCCCCGCCGCGTTCCTGTCCTACCTGCCCGCCCTGCACCTGCTGGGCCGCTCCCTGCCCGACGGCCTGCCCGGTTGGGCCGCACTGATCGGACCGCTGGCCGGGCCACTCGTGCTGGCCGGGGCGTTCGCGTTCTGGCGTGTCGGCGTGCGGCACTACCAGGGGACCGGGACATGA